TCTGGGACCCACGCCTGGTCTGGGTCGCGGTCGCCGTGGGGATCGTCGTCGTGCTGCTGGCGGCGCGTTTCGTTCACCGGGACCGGGAGCGGCAGGTCGAGCGGCGGTGGCGGCTCGCGCGGTTCGCCCGGGCCAACCGCCTGCACTACACGCCCGTCGTGCCGTCTCCGTCGAGGCCCGGGGCGGTCTTCAGCATGGGGATCAACCGGCAGAGCGAGGACCAGTTCACGTTTTCCGAGCCGAGGTCGTTCACCGTGGGCAGGCACACGTGCACCGCCGGCTACCGCAACGGCGTCCCGATGAGGTGGGGTTTCGCCACCACCAGACTCAGCACACCTGCTCCGCTGCCGCACCTGATGCTGCTCTCCCGTGCCGATTCGCGCGGGCACTTCCCGCTGCCGGTCGGCCCCGCCACTCCGGTCAAGATCGCCGTCACCGGTCCCGGCGCGGACGCGTTCACGGTGGACGGCCCGATGGGCCGGCGCGACGAGGTGCAGGCGCTGCTGGACCGCACGCTCTTCCGGCCCGAGGTGCTCGAGGTGCTCACCACCCGGCGGGTCGACCTGGAGATCGTCGACGACTGCTTGATCATCCACGCCGCCGAGACGGTCGGGACGGACCCGGAGACCTGGCGCTGGGTGCTCGAGGTGGTGACCTGCGCGGCCGAGTCGCTCGAGGTGCCGGTGACTTCCGGCTGAGGGGCTTCGTCAGCCGACCGGGTCGGTGATCACGATGGCCCGCTCCCGAAGCACCGGGGCGTGCACCTCGCTGACCTGCCCGAACACGATCGCGTCCTCGACCTGCGTGAAACGGCCCAACGCCTCCCTCGACTCGATCACCTGAGCGGCGGTCTCCGGGGGTAGTCCGCACACGGCGCTCAGCTGTTGAGCGCTGACCGCGTTGAGGTCGACCAGGCCACCGTCGTCGTAGCCGTGCTGCGACTCCAGACGGCCGATCCCGAGCTCGCGAGCCATCAACGGATCCCGGGCAGCGAGCTGGCGTGCCTCGGCCCGCCGCCGGCGGGCCGCCTCGACGGTCGCCATCGCCCCGGCATTGCCGACCGGCGGAGCCATGACGACCCGCGGGCGGTAGACCTCGCGCCGGAGGCCGATGAGCAGGAGCGTCGCAACGAGCATCACGGTGAGCGCCATCAGCCCGCCCGCGTCGGCGGCCCAGCCCGTCGGTGTGCCTCCGGCGTCCTCGGGCGACGAGCCGAGCAGGATGAAGGACACGAGACCCGCGGCGGCGAAGGCCGCGCCGACCTTGCGCAGGTGGGGCCTGTCCAGACGGGAGGCCGCGTGGAAGAACGGCACTGCCGAGAACAAGCCGGCGGAGGCGATCGTGATGACGAAGTACCACAGTCCGGTCGGACGCTTCCCACGCGTCGCCGGCGGAGGAGGAGCGACGATGTCGCGCTGCGCCGTCCAGGCGGACCCGTCCCAGTAGCGTTGCTTGGCCCCGTCAACCGGATCCGGGTACCACCCAGCAGCGTGCGTGCTCATCCTGCTCCCCCCAGAGTGTCAACCTGCCGGGAGGTTAGCCGGAGGGCCCGTGCGAGATCCAACAGGCAGGGCCGACCCGCGTCAGCCGGCGGCGCGGCCCGCCCGCGCGGCGAGGACCCCGAACGCCGCGACGAGCTCCGGCGGTCCGACCACCTCGAGGTCGGCGTCGAAGCGGCACAGCGACGCGGCCAGGGCGGCCCACGACCAGGAGCCCTGCACCAGCCGGGTCCGCCCGTCGTCCGCCGGCTCAGCGACGCCGTCCCCGACGAAGGGCGCCACCCGAGAGAGCGGAAGGTCGAGCAGCACCTCCCCGCGGCAGGGCCACCCCGTCCCGGACTCGCTCGCGTCGCCGCCGCGGAACTGGCTCACGACGTACGCCGTGACGTCGCCGCCGGGCAGCTCGCGCGGGGTGAATCGCGGGCCGGTCGGGACCCGCGGGGTGATCCGGTCGGCGCGAAAGGTTCGCCAGTCGTCGCGGTCGAGGTCCCAGGCGAGCAGGTACCAGTGCCCCCGCCAGGTCACCAGGTGGTGCGGCTCGACCCGCCGCGCCGGTCCCTCGCCCGCCGCCGGGTGGTCGAACCGGAGCACCTCCCGGGCCCGGATCGCGGCGCCGAGCGCGAGCAGGACCGCGGGGTCGGCGGCGGTCGCCCGACCGGGCGGAGCGACGACCTCGACCGGCAGCGAGTCGACGCGGTGCCGCACCCGCGCCGGCATCACCTGACGCACGGTGGTCAGCGCCCGCAGCGCCGCCTCCCCGACGGCCTCGCCCAACCCCGCGCCGTCGACGGCTGCGACCTGCAGCGCGACGGCCACCGCGACGGCCTGGTCGTCGTCGAGGAGCAGTGGTGGCAGGTCGGAGCCGGCCTCCAGTCGGTAGCCACCGCCGGGACCCTTGAGGGTGGCCACCCGGTAGCCGAGGTCCCGGAGCCGGTCGACGTCGCGACGGATCGTCCGGGGGCTGACGGCCATCCGCTCCGCGAGCAGCTCGCCGGACCAGTCCCTACGGGTCTGGAGCAGGGAGAGCAGCGCGAGCAGTCGCGCGGACGGGTTGGACATGCTCGTCAGTCTGGCGCAAGAAGAGGACGGGATCTGACCACTTCCTCCGAGAGGCTCGGTCCGAGGCGGCCACCCTGGGCCGCCCGGACCACAGGAGCACCCATGAGCATCGCCACCGTCACCCACGTCAACCTCCGCGGCACCGCCCGCGAGGCCTTGGAGCACTACCGCGCAGTCTTCGGCGGCGACCTCACGGCCGTCACCTACCGCGACGCGGGTGCCGTCACCGACCCGGCCGAGGCCGACCAGGTGATGTGGGGGCAGGTCGCCTCCGCCTCCGGCTTCCAGGTGATGGCCTACGACGTCCCCGGGGGCCGGCCGCTCGAGCCCGGCGTCGCGCCGTACTTCGTCTCCGTGCGGGGCGACGACGCCGAGGAGATCGCGGGCTACTGGGATGGGCTGACCGCGCCCGACGCGGGCGCGACCGTGGTCGTGCCGCTCGCGCCGGCCGGCTGGGCTCCGCTCTACGGCATGGTCACCGACCGGTTCGGGGTGACCTGGGTGCTCGACGTGACCGCGCCGGGCACGTGGTCGCAGCAGACCCCCTGACAGAGGACGCCCCTGCACCCGGTTGCCCGTCGGGTGCAGGGGCCGTCTGGATCCCCGTTCAGCGACGCATGCGCTGGTGTCCCCGCCAGGGGTAGCTGTCCCCGGCCCGGGCCTTGCTCTTCGACTTGCCGGCGTGGTGACCACCGCGGGTACCGAACGGGTTCTTCGAGGCGCCGAAGTAGTACACGGCATAGCTCGCCGCGTCCGACATCTCGTCCAGGCCCTGCAACGCCCCACCGGCCAGCTGCCGCTGGGCGGCCCGCTTCGCGGCGTCGTCACCCTCGGGCGCCAGACCCTCGGCGTCCAGCGGCGGCACCCCGGTGAACAACGTGTTCAGGTTGTCGCAGAGCTGGTGGTAGCAGGGGTCGTACCAGGAGCCGGCCGCGCCGCCGTACTCCCGGGCCTGCTCGGGCGTCTTGATGCCCTCGGCCCCGGCGAAGACGCCGCCCGCGGGGATCCCGCGCAGCGTGAAGCCGACGTAGTCCGAGCGGCCGTCGAACGGCACGCGGTCGCTGGTCAGCCCCTGGGAGCGGAACCAGTCGTCGTGCACCTGCTCGACCTTGCCCGAGCCCTCCGGTCCGGCCGGGTTGTCCGGCGCGTCGTCGCCGTCACCGTCGTAGATGAACCGGACGTAGTTCGACGAGGCGAGCATGTCGTAGTCGAGCATCACGTCGATCTTGTCGACCTCGCGCTGGCTCAGCTCGAGTGCGTAGTAGATCGACCCGACCAGGCCGTTCTCCTCCGCCCCCCAGAACGCGAACCGGATCTTGTTGCGCAGCTTGTGCCGGCCCTCGCCGATCTCCTCGGCCTGGGCGAGCAGCGTCGCCACCCCCGAGCCGTCGTCGTTGATCCCCGGCCCCGCAGGCACGGAGTCGAGGTGCGCGCCGACCACGACGACGTGGTCCGGGTCGCCGCCGCGGGTCTCGGCGATCACCTGCGGCAGGAAGCGGTCGGTGAACTGGCCGTAGACCTTGAGGTCGACCGTCGGGTTCTGGCCCGCCTTGTACGCCTGGAGCAGCTGGTTGCCCACCCGGTAGCTGGAGATCACCGCGGCGATCGTGGCCTCCGGTTCGGGCTGGTTGTCGACGAAGATCGGGTTCTGCCGCTCGGGGGTGTTGCCCTCGTTGTAGATGATCACGCCGGTGGCGCCGGCCGCCTGGGCCAGCTGCCACTTGTCGACGAAGGCGCACGTCCCGCGCTGCACCAGGGCGACCTTGCCCTCGACGCCGGCGTAGTCGGCGGCCGCACAGCCGCTGGTCGAGCCACCCGTGGGCGGGTCGACGATGCCGCCGACCGGGAAGACGGGCGCGTCGGTCAGCTCCACGGTGGGGGAGTTCGCCATCGTGATGAAGTCCACCGACGGCTGGTTGTCGTCCTCGGCGTCGCCGGGGGTGTACGTCGTCGGGGTCGGGGAGACCTGGTTGAGCACCGGCGGCTGTGTCTCCTCCCAGATCGGGTAGTTGAACTGGTCGATGCGCACCCGCAGGCCGGCGTCACGCAGCGTGTCCACGACGTAGTCGACCGACTCCCGGTAGCCGGGGGAGAACACCTCGCGGGTGTCGTCGTTGAGGGTCGCGATCCGCTGGAGCGCAACCTGGTGCTCGGTGATCTCGTCGAGGGAGACCCCGCGCACGAACTTCTTCGCCAACGGGTCGCGGGGGGTGACGCCGTGCTTCGACGCCTTGGAGGCACTGACCTGGGACCGGTCGGGACCTGCGGTGGCAGTTCCGGACGACACGGCCACCCCGGCGAGCAGGACGCTGGTCGCGCCTGCCGCCACCAGCTTGGACGCTGTGTTCATGGGCTTCTCCTGGGAGCAGCCGACGAGCGGGTTCGGCGCCGTGCCGAGCGGTCGGCCGCCTTCCGACTGTACGAGCGCGAGGGCTGCTCAGGGTGTCCCTCAAATTGATGATCTTGAC
The window above is part of the Nocardioides campestrisoli genome. Proteins encoded here:
- a CDS encoding M28 family metallopeptidase — its product is MNTASKLVAAGATSVLLAGVAVSSGTATAGPDRSQVSASKASKHGVTPRDPLAKKFVRGVSLDEITEHQVALQRIATLNDDTREVFSPGYRESVDYVVDTLRDAGLRVRIDQFNYPIWEETQPPVLNQVSPTPTTYTPGDAEDDNQPSVDFITMANSPTVELTDAPVFPVGGIVDPPTGGSTSGCAAADYAGVEGKVALVQRGTCAFVDKWQLAQAAGATGVIIYNEGNTPERQNPIFVDNQPEPEATIAAVISSYRVGNQLLQAYKAGQNPTVDLKVYGQFTDRFLPQVIAETRGGDPDHVVVVGAHLDSVPAGPGINDDGSGVATLLAQAEEIGEGRHKLRNKIRFAFWGAEENGLVGSIYYALELSQREVDKIDVMLDYDMLASSNYVRFIYDGDGDDAPDNPAGPEGSGKVEQVHDDWFRSQGLTSDRVPFDGRSDYVGFTLRGIPAGGVFAGAEGIKTPEQAREYGGAAGSWYDPCYHQLCDNLNTLFTGVPPLDAEGLAPEGDDAAKRAAQRQLAGGALQGLDEMSDAASYAVYYFGASKNPFGTRGGHHAGKSKSKARAGDSYPWRGHQRMRR
- a CDS encoding VOC family protein encodes the protein MSIATVTHVNLRGTAREALEHYRAVFGGDLTAVTYRDAGAVTDPAEADQVMWGQVASASGFQVMAYDVPGGRPLEPGVAPYFVSVRGDDAEEIAGYWDGLTAPDAGATVVVPLAPAGWAPLYGMVTDRFGVTWVLDVTAPGTWSQQTP
- a CDS encoding DUF2510 domain-containing protein; its protein translation is MSTHAAGWYPDPVDGAKQRYWDGSAWTAQRDIVAPPPPATRGKRPTGLWYFVITIASAGLFSAVPFFHAASRLDRPHLRKVGAAFAAAGLVSFILLGSSPEDAGGTPTGWAADAGGLMALTVMLVATLLLIGLRREVYRPRVVMAPPVGNAGAMATVEAARRRRAEARQLAARDPLMARELGIGRLESQHGYDDGGLVDLNAVSAQQLSAVCGLPPETAAQVIESREALGRFTQVEDAIVFGQVSEVHAPVLRERAIVITDPVG
- a CDS encoding helix-turn-helix transcriptional regulator; the encoded protein is MSNPSARLLALLSLLQTRRDWSGELLAERMAVSPRTIRRDVDRLRDLGYRVATLKGPGGGYRLEAGSDLPPLLLDDDQAVAVAVALQVAAVDGAGLGEAVGEAALRALTTVRQVMPARVRHRVDSLPVEVVAPPGRATAADPAVLLALGAAIRAREVLRFDHPAAGEGPARRVEPHHLVTWRGHWYLLAWDLDRDDWRTFRADRITPRVPTGPRFTPRELPGGDVTAYVVSQFRGGDASESGTGWPCRGEVLLDLPLSRVAPFVGDGVAEPADDGRTRLVQGSWSWAALAASLCRFDADLEVVGPPELVAAFGVLAARAGRAAG